The region GTAGGCAATTTAAATTTACCATACCGGCCTCCTGGAATCTGACATAAATTTGCTGTTTGTTCGGTACAAGTGTCAAGAACTGGAAGCTCTTGTAAGTCGTTGCCTATTTGAGCACGTACAAACTCAGATCCGGTAACATTTAAGTCAAATTTTAAATTTTGACCGACTACAAATTTTGTTTTACTTAGAGCGATGTTGAATTTTGCCAACATCTCTGCAAGCGGTATTCCTTCTTTCTGAGCAAGTGCTGTAGAAATACCGTGAATACGCTCTGCATCGTAAGGAATATCAAAACCATCAGGTTGTATCAAGTAGTCTTGAGCCTCGATCAAATTTCCCATCTCATCGTGTAACTGCCAGGCAATTTGTATCACCCGTGGCCAGTTATCTGTATCTGTATAAGGCGCATCCCAGCGTTTAGGCAATCCAGTGGTTTCGGTGTCAAAGATGAGATACATGTGTGTAATTTATGAAGCGTTAATAGCAAGATGATGAAGTCCTAAAACAAAAATGATACTTCTTTCAAAAGTCTGTATAACAGATACTTGAATCTAAATAAAAATTTCACTTCAGGATTTTAAATATAGGTATTTGAACTGCTTTTTGAAAGCCGAGTTATGAACAGTTTTGAACCTTTTTGTTCCCCGGCCCAAAAGGGTGTGGAAACTTTGGAATGCCAGTTCGAGCGAAAGTCGAGAACGTTTTAATAGTTCTGAGATGGAGTCCAGTAGATTCCGCATCTAGTGCGGAGCTTCAGCGTTTCAAGTTCGAGTTCAAGTTCAAGTTCAAAAGTTTCCATTCCTCGGACTTGAAGGGTTTGGAAACTTTAGGATGCCAGTTCGAGCGAAAGTCGAGAACGTTTTAATAGCTCTGAGATGGAGTCCAGCAGATTCCGCATCTAGTGTGGAAATTCAGAGTTTCGAGTTCGAGTTCGAGTTCAAGTTCAAGTTCAAAAGTTTCCATTCCTCGGACTTGAAGGGTTTGGAAACTTTAGGATGCCAGTTCGAGCGAAAGATAGTTGCGATAGAGTACAAACATAAAAAAGCCCGACCAAAAATTGATCGGGCTCAAAAGGATGAATTGATCCTTTATTATGCTATTTCTTCCATTGCTGTTACTCTACTCAACGAATTTAAAATAGTATTTCGGTGCGAAGTCAGCATGTTTTTGGTCGACGGAGGTAAAGCTGTTTCTGAAATGATGGAATTGTATTCTTCTAGAGCTGTTTTTTCTCCACGAATGGCTTCTTCTAAAATCGCTTCTTCATTATTAGTAGAAAAGGCAGATTTAAATTTCATCCACGTGCGGTGTGCATCTCCTTTTAAACTTGTTCCTTTATCGGGACTTTCTCCATAATTTCTAATCTCTTCTTTTAATTCATGTCCGAAGTTATATCGTTCCTGAGCTTGATCAGTGAAGAAATCTTTTATTCTACTACTATTTACTTTGTCTTTGGCTAATTTATATCCAGCCTCTGCATCGTAGTTCTTGGTTAGTAAATCGTTTAATTTTTCTGACACTTCTTTTGTGTACTTCATTGTATTCGTTTGTATGGTTTATATATGTCGAGAACATAAGTA is a window of Nonlabens sp. MB-3u-79 DNA encoding:
- a CDS encoding ferritin-like domain-containing protein, producing the protein MKYTKEVSEKLNDLLTKNYDAEAGYKLAKDKVNSSRIKDFFTDQAQERYNFGHELKEEIRNYGESPDKGTSLKGDAHRTWMKFKSAFSTNNEEAILEEAIRGEKTALEEYNSIISETALPPSTKNMLTSHRNTILNSLSRVTAMEEIA